DNA sequence from the Lagenorhynchus albirostris chromosome 5, mLagAlb1.1, whole genome shotgun sequence genome:
ACAGATCTGTTATTGCTTGAAACGGAGCCCTGGCTCCGGCTGAGCTGCCCGCGGCTGAGCTACCCACGCCGGAGGAATCCAGACCACCTCCAAACCACGAGCCGCAGCTGAGCACCCCCCACCGACCCGGGGACCCCGGGGACCCCACGTGCCACGCTCCCTCGAGCGCCGGCCAGGTCTGGGATGAAGCACACCTCTGCGCTCTGCGCTGCGGGGAGCGTCCCTTCCCAAGTTGCAAAGAACGGTTTTGTCCCAATAGTTGACGTTCCCGCTGCAGCCACCACGTACAAACGCTTAGCACTTGCCAGTTGTCAGACTGGAAAAGAAAAGCTCCGACACACCCAGAAGACACTCTGGCTACAATCTCCGTCTCACGTGCCCCTGCTCCGGTAAATGCACTGGGAACTGAGACACGCGCGTAAACTGTGATCAATACCAGCAGGGAAAACGCCGGTCTTCATGGCCAGGAGGAAACTTCTTTCCTATGTGCCCCATTTTTCATtagtccacattttaaaaaagtatttatttcctGAAAGTATTTCTAAATGTGATTATTTGTAACAtacaacaaatgaaaaatgtgcctagattgcaagaaaaaaatctgcttgTAAAACAAAGTACTGAAACAAAGTCATGTCCTCCTCACGGGGGACGAGGGAACCAGGAGGCGCCCCCAGAGACGTCCGGCCGCTGCCCTCCTCCTGGTCTGCAAGGCCCCACGTCTTCGGAAGGAGCGTCACTGGTTCTAGTCCCTGGGGGCCGGCGCGTACGCCCTCCCCGCTCCGCACTAAGTGCTGGGTCCACAGGCACGTCAGCTGGAGAGGTAGTGGTGCCGGCTCTCATCATCCCCCTGGGCCACCTCGGCAAGAACGAGGGGTGGGTCCCTCAACTGCACCCAGCTGTCATCGTCCTACAGAAACCATCACTGCAGAAGGGAAGGCTGTTTGGGGTGGGAAAGGTAGAAAAGAAATAGATGCTGTGGTTCTGCAAGCTTGCCTTTTTTGGTACCAGCACAGTGTCACTGTCACTAAGTGTCTCGGAGGAGAAACTCCAAAAGCTGCTCGGTGGTGTGCCTGCAGGCGGGCGGGCGCACAGCGGGGCACAcacgtgggcagggcccagagccccagcgggcgcacagcggggcacacacgtgggcagggcccagagccccagcgggcgcacagcggggcacacacgtgggcagggcccagagccccagcgggcgcacagcggggcacacacgtgggcagggcccagagccccagcgggcgcacagcggggcacacacgtgggcagggcccagagccccagcgggcgcacagcggggcacacacgtgggcagggcccagagccccagcgggcgcacagcggggcacacacgtgggcagggcccagagccccagcgggcgcacagcggggcacacacgtgggcagggcccagagccccagcgggcgcacagcggggcacacacgtgggcagggcccagagccccagcgggcgcacagcggggcacacacgtgggcagggcccagagccccagcgggcgcacagcggggcacacacgtgggcagggcccagagccccagcgggcgcacagcggggcacacacgtgggcagggcccagagccccagcgggcgcacagcggggcacacacgtgggcagggcccagagccccagcgggcgcacagcggggcacacacgtgggcagggcccagagccccagcgggcgcacagcggggcacacacgtgggcagggcccagagccccagcgggcgcacagcggggcacacacgtgggcagggcccagagccccagcgggcgcacagcggggcacacacgtgggcagggcccagagccccagcgggcgcacagcggggcacacacgtgggcagggcccagagccccagcgggcgcacagcggggcacacacgtgggcagggcccagagccccagcgggcgcacagcggggcacacacgtgggcagggcccagagccccagcgggcgcacagcggggcacacacgtgggcagggcccagagccccagcgggcgcacagcggggcacacacgtgggcagggcccagagccccagcgggcgcacagcggggcacacacgtgggcagggcccagagccccagcgggcgcacagcggggcacacacgtgggcagggcccagagccccagcgggcgcacagcggggcacacacgtgggcagggcccagagccccagcgggcgcacagcggggcacacacgtgggcagggcccagagccccagcgggcgcacagcggggcacacacgtgggcagggcccagagccccagcgggcgcacagcggggcacacacgtgggcagggcccagagccccagcgggcgcacagcggggcacacacgtgggcagggcccagagccccagcgggcgcacagcggggcacacacgtgggcagggcccagagccccagcgggcgcacagcggggcacacacgtgggcagggcccagagccccagcgggcgcacagcggggcacacacgtgggcagggcccagagccccagcgggcgcacagcggggcacacacgtgggcagggcccagagccccagcgggcgcacagcggggcacacacgtgggcagggcccagagccccagcgggcgcacagcggggcacacacgtgggcagggcccagagccccagcgggcgcacagcggggcacacacgtgggcagggcccagagccccagcgggcgcacagcggggcacacacgtgggcagggcccagagccccagcgggcgcacagcggggcacacacgtgggcagggcccagagccccagcgggcgcacagcggggcacacacgtgggcagggcccagagccccagcgggcgcacagcggggcacacacgtgggcagggcccagagccccagcgggcgcacagcggggcacacacgtgggcagggcccagagccccagcgggcgcacagcggggcacacacgtgggcagggcccagagccccagcgggcgcacagcggggcacacacgtgggcagggcccagagccccagcgggcgcacagcggggcacacacgtgggcagggcccagagccccagcgggcgcacagcggggcacacacatgggcagggcccagagccccagcgggcgcacagcggggcacacacgtgggcagggcccagagccccagcgggcgcacagcggggcacacacgtgggcagggcccagagccccagcgggcgcacagcggggcacacacgtgggcagggcccagagccccagcgggcgcacagcggggcacacacgtgggcagggcccagagccccagcgggcgcacagcggggcacacacgtgggcagggcccagagccccagcgggcgcacagcggggcacacacgtgggcagggcccagagccccagcgggcGCACAGCGGGGCACACACGTGGGCAGGGCTCAGAGCCCCAGCGGGCGCACAGCGGGGCACACACGTGGGCAGGGCTCAGAGCCCCAGCGGGCGCACAGCGGGGCACACACGTGGGCAGGGCTCAGAGCCCCAGCGGGCGCACAGCGGGGCACACACGTGGGCAGGGCTCAGAGCCCCAGCGACTTCTGCACGATCTGCTTGGCGATCTTGTAAAACTGTTCCCGGTCATCCCGCCACATTTTGGAGGCATCCACGTTGGCCCCGCTTTCATCGTTGGGCTCTGAAAGAGAAGGAGAACCTCCACGTGAAGGGGCTCAAGAACGAAGGCCCTGGCAAGACCTCCCACCTCCTGTAAGAACATCACTGATCTTCCCAGAGAGGTAACCAGAAGCGCTGAGGGACGTGGAACTCCAGGCAAGGACAGCAGTTCTGTGGAGACGAGAGCCTACCCCTGAGGGACGGGGCGGAGCAGCGGCTGACAGACCCACCCTCAGGGCTCCTCCACCTGAGCCTCCCAAGGGCCGCACCAGCCAACTCGGCTTCACTCAGGAGGCACCAGCCGAGCAGATCAAGGGGCCACTGGGGGCCTCCCCCTCGGGCCTCCTGTTTGGCCACCAGCTCTCTCCGCTCGAAGCTCCTCCGTTTCATGGGCGCTCTCTTCCCCCGGGGCTGCCGGGCCGTTCCTCTCTCAGCTCCCTCCCGCCACGAGCCCTGTCTACCTGGAGAGGGCACACACCCTCACCTCCACAGCCAGTCCCCGAGAGCCCCCGTCAAGGTGGCCACTCACACAACACCCTGAACTCTTCTCTCCCCCAAATCCTGCTCCCTCTGGAGTCCTGTCCCCAAAGTCcgcacccctccaccccacagtGAGGGCAGGAGCGCCCCCGCCCCAGGACGCTGAGCCCTAGAGCCGGAGTCTCCAAGGTCCCCCCAACCTCCCCCATCCTCTTGGCCTGGGACCCACCCCGCCTGTTTCAAGCACGTGGGCTGCAAGGGCGATCCGTGGTCTAACAGCCCCACGAGCGAGCGTCAGCTCCGGGCCAGTGCAGGTCCACAGggcgccccgcccccagccggGCTCCAGCCATACCTATAGTCCTGGTGACGCCGCCAGAGGGTCCGTGCCCCCCCACAACCTTGTTAACTCCCACTTGTTCTAAACTCACCTCGGGAAGTGTCCCCTGCACCCTGATCTCAGGATTTATCACAGTGGCCTGCAACAGCTGGTGGCTGTGAAAGTTCCCTTAGAACGTGGGGCCTTAAGGTTGGGGTCAGTGTCACCTGAGCTTTACACCCCAGGACACGATGTCTGCAATATAGTGcccactgaatgaatgaaatgccCACGGCTACTCATGGCCAACAATGTGATACACACAAGACCATCTTTACATCTGTAATTATAAAAAGCAGCTTACGCTTGGCAAAGTGTGTATGAGTGACATTAcatgaaaaagcagaaaagaaaccaGTACACATCGACTCCTCACGGTGGACAGGGAGTTATAAGACAAGGTTAACGAGGAAGGAGAAGCAGCACGGAGTGTCGGCTCTCCCCCTCTGGACGTGAACCTGCAGTGCGCCAGGAGCCGGCGGGGCGGGCGTTACCTGCCAGCATGCTCACCACCGACAGGAGGATCTTCTCCACGCTCTGCACGGGGCTCCACCGCTCGGCGCTGCTCTCGTAGCCCATGGGGTCGTCGCCGGGAGCGTGCAGGATGGAGATGCAGACTCTGCCATCAGGGTAGACTGCGGGGTCAGAGCACACCCGGTGAGCCGAGGGAATGGGCCCGCGATAGGGCGCTCAGTCAGGCCCACAGAGAAAGGACAGCAAGCGGCGCAGACACCGGGACGGAGCTGTGTGCACGCGGCACCACCTGCGGCCCCAGCGCCACATCCACGGCCACGCTCACGTGCACGTGCTCCCCGCGGGCCCGGCCGGGCTCCCAGGGCACCGCTCACGCGCCGACAGGGTGCTGGGCCAGTCTGAACAGCTCTAGTGTCATGGCGTGACTCCACCTTCATGTGGATTTAAAAAGTACTATATCCAAAGGGGATAAAGGAAAGGCTACCTGGCAGCCAGATATTCCACCAAAATACCTCATGTAATTAGACTCTTCACAACACTTTTCATAAAAGGTTTCTTAGATGTCCCTCGTTCTGCCATTAAATCCCTGAAATGGACTGTGTAAAATATACGTTGCCATAGCTGGGAAAAACGCTACAGGAATTAAACACCCAGAGCAAGACAGATGCCTGGACTCCTCTTGCTAACTTACTATAACTGGCTCCTCTGGACATCAGCTATGCCTAAGTCTAAACGCATCTCCCATCAACAGCACCACTAACGAGACCCTCAAGATCtgattcaagaaaaataaactttcaatTCAAAGTCTGGGGTTGGTCCTGTCAAGAAGGTCAAAAGCACCTGTTATCTTTCTCTTACACATACTTGGGGAAATTCTCAGATGGTTTAGTATATGCTCAGATATCCAGGCATCACTTGTAAAACTGTAAGGCTATTAAGTTATAATAGTAAGAATACCAgaccattttaaataaatttatttacgtCACCCTCACTCATGAACTCAGCATTTCGTGACCATTTAGAAATGTGAGTCGTTATAAGCAGCCTTTCTTTTACACCTGGTCCCTCATTTTCCCCATGCACCCCTTGTTCTAGTGGTTTCTATGCTTTGAAACTGTACCGCAAACTCTCACTGAAGGGTTAGGAAACCACGTGTGGTCTGTCTCAGACACCAGGATGGCCGTCTGAAGTCCACACACACGGGACCAGGGCGCCCAGAATGCTTTGAACAGTTCTCTCTGCCACGGACAGAGAGGAGGTGTTGCAGAGTTTTCAACTTCAGTGTCACTTCCTCAAGGTGACAGCACCATGCGATGACACCGCTGACCCCAGAAACATCAAAAAGCAGCTGTGTCCctgccaccccccaccaccacaccACAGCAGTGTCATTTCCTAACCCTCCCGAGTCCCCGCCCAGCCACAGCGCTTCAGCGCCAACAACTCCCGCTGGTGCCAGGCTGGCGGTCTCCCCTCCAGGCCACGGCAGCAGCCCAGCACGCGCTCCACTCCACTTCCAGCCTGCACCACAATCACCCTTCAAAGGCCATGCTGGTCACGCCGCCCCTCAtgctcactcccagcccctcagCGGGTCTCCACTGCTCCTCGGATAAACATCAAAATCTTTAATGTTGACCAAAAGGCCTGAACTGGTttggcccctccccctccccctccctcctcacacTGGGCCTCTGCACCTGCTagaccccctccccgccccaaacAGACCCCTGGGTAACTCCTACAGCTCCTCCTGCAGGTGGTGGGTTCAATCACCACCCCTGCAGGGGCCTCCCTGGCCTCCCATGTGGTTTCACATCTCTCTGTACGATTCCTTCATCAGCGTCCATCCTCAGACTGGGAGCTCCTGACCGTCCAGCCCCCACCTCTGACCGTCTGCTCACCACCCCATCCCAGCAACTCTCAGTGAATCTGctggattatttttttaagtatttatggaCCGACCAATTTTTATGACATTGGCAGACCTACTGAATAGCtcttctcaaaaataatttttacaaaatagaagTAACAGATACCCACCTACAGTAAGgccaaatttaaaaactatttgcaTTGATTACCtgaacatcaaaaataatattatcaggggcttccctggtggcgcagtggttgagagtccgcctgccgatgcaggggacacggtttcgtgccccggtccaggaggatcccacatgccgcggagcggctgggcccgtgagccatagccgctgagcctgcgcgtccggagcctgtgctccgcaacgggagaggccacagcagtgagaggcccgtgtaccgcaaaaaaataaataaataaataaaataatattatcagGCTATTCTTAGTACACACATAATTCAATCAGTCGATTGGCCGTATTTGTCTTTAAACCACATCACAGGTATTGTTCTAAAGAATATATTTATCTTCAATATAatcttattatttacttatttatttttggctgctttgggtcttcgttgctgcgcacgggctttctctaattgccgcgagcgggggctactcttcgttgcggtgtgcgggattctcattgcggtggcttctcttgttgtggagcacgggctctaggtgctcaagcttcagtagttgtggcacgtgggctcagtagttgtggcacagggcttagctgctccacggcatgtgggatcttcctggaccagggatcaaacccgtgtcccctgcattggcaggcagattcctaaccactgcgccaccagggaagcccttatcatttattttttaattacccaCAATCCTCTTCATAGTTGTATTTTATAGTTAATCACCTTGAACTTGTTGACTTCCTCCATCAACTCTTCTGACcataatgaatttttaaactttgtattaTGGAAAATTCCAAACACAGAGCAAAACAAAAGTATACCATGAATGCCCACATGCACACAATCTCTAGGCCTCTCCTGGAACCATCAAAAATACTTCAAAAGCACTTACTGTTGGGATGAAACATCTCACAGGTAAATCTCATCTTTGGAGGACTTAACGGGTAATCAAGTGGGAAACTCAGGATGGCAGGAAAAACCCCAAACTCAAAACAGGTGTCTTCTGGGCCCCTAAAAGATACAAAATACAGAGACAGAACTTCAAGgtagatttttttcaatgtctCCCACACTTTAGAAACGAGTTAAGGAAATATCTACTGCTTCACAAATGTGCATGAAAAGATTATCTAAATATCATGATAACAATGAATTGGTATTTTTTATGGTTGGAAAGTAACGTGTCATCCTTCCGTTCCAATCAGGTTTAAATCACAGAGACCGGCTCACGGGCATTTTCACATTAATAAGGCTGAGAGTGGGCCAGCAGGGATTCTGTCTTTCTATGTGGTACAATTACATTTTAGGATAAAGATACAAACCCTGGTACATGTTAGAGCAGGACTCTATTGTACTAATGAACGAGGGGTGAAGAGTTGTTACTTCAAAggctacttttaatttttaaatgtgcctGAGAAGTGGTTTTGTAACCTTCAAGAAACAGATACAGAGCACGTACGGAGCACTGATGATGCTCGTGCGCACGTGCGGCAGCCACAAGCCCTGACCTGCAGGCCTGGGCTCGTGCCACCTCCTGGGACCATGCAGTCACCTGAGTCCTCACCGTCACCAGGCATGTGCCTGCCTGCCTGAGTTCACGTCCTCCTGGTGTGGAAAATAGCAGAAACGGGCCAAACCACTTCCAAAGTCCTGTCAAATTTTAAAGCTCTCTATATATAAATCAACACTATCTTGACCAACAGACAAGACGTGAAGGCCagcgggagagggagagggagagggagagggagagggagagggagagggagagggagagggagagggagagggagagggagagggagagggagagggagagggagagggagagggagagggagagggagagggagagggagagggagagggagagggagagggagagggagagggagagggagagggagagggagagggagagggagagggagagggagagggagagggagagggagagggagagggagagggagagcagcTCGCACATTAACAGAGAGAGGAACGCCTCCTCCCCTTACAAACGTCCTTTATAAAACATGCACAACAGCAGTTTAAAATCTAGTTTAAAATCTAAGACCATCTCTCCTCCGTACATTTTTATCAGGAGGCAGAGCTGCCGAATGACAGCTACACACAGCGACACCAGACAAGCACTCTGCGAAGACCGGTCAGTTCAACACGAAGAGGAATCCCGTTCTCTTTCTGGGCGCGGAGAGGGCAAGGCCCCAAGTGCGTAACACACGGGCCCCGACGACCAGCACAGGGGCCGAGACCCCGCGCTACAGCAGCAGTTCAAGTAGAcaaaaaattctcaaagaaaCTGTGCAGGCGGCTTCACTTCCACCTGGTGACAATGCCTAGGGATTTCGACGGCACCAGTGCAGTGGAGGCCAGGACTGCatcatggggtggggaggggctggtaaAATGGCCAAAACAAGAACAAGGCAGCAAGTGTTCGGCGGAGCCACATTGTTTTCAATTGAAGACACATCTGGATTCTGAAAACTGTGTCCTCGCTACTTGTGGGGAAACCAAGAGTGGAAAGCTACTACTCTGCCGTGGAGGGATGAGCGTCCCCAGACAGCGGCGCCCAGAGCCCCGGCAGGAAGCAGGGACAGGACGGCCACACGGAGAGGCGAGCTCGGGGGCCGCGGCTCCCCGACAGCCGCCTTCCAAGCCCTCCCCTCTGGAGGGGGTCAGCGCCGACGGCAGGGGAGAGCCTGCGCCCCCCGCCCCTCTTCCAGCCTACAACTCACAGTAGAGGATAAACACCACTGCGCTGGCCCTCACACGGCCTCCCGAGGGAAGGTGCCAGGAAGCAGTGCTGTCGCCTCAGCGAGGGTCACCTGACTCAGGCCAGGTCCCGGATCGGGTGGCTCAGCGGAGAGCAGAGGGCAGCTCAGGCTGCTAACCCAGGAGCCTGCAAATCAGGGCTGCGGCCACACCAGGAATGCTCGCAGTGCCTTGGTATTCTGGGCACCTCCAAGTTAGAACAGAAAAGAATGTCTGGGAAGTTAAGTGCTTTTGGACTGAGCCAAGTGGTATTTTCTCAAGACTTTGATATCTGCTCAGGTCTTTGTTTCTCATAATagagctttctttaaaaaaaaaacacaaaaaaacccactagGTCGTCCACAGCTTCAGAAGCAAGATCAAACATCTCCTAAAGTGCTCCCACATCTGAAATATCAAAGCCATTTTCAAATGCTCTGGTTTGCGACTGGTTTGCAACAGGGGCTTCTTTCTCTTCCAGAATGCCCAGTGCCTTGGCCCAGCACACAGGTGCGCCCACGTGCACAGGGGCCTGCCTACTGACTTCATGGGAAACGCTATCAAGTAAATTCCTGGACCAAGACGGGAGATATTAGTGTTGTTTTTGGACAAGCTTTCCTGTCATACTCAGGACAGCctcactccactttcaccaaagaaGGTCTCACCTCAAAATCAAATTTATCTGAGGCAAATACAAACTCTTCAAAGCCTGCAAGTTATTTTCTATCTTAATTGATTAAAATAACGGCCGAAATTATTTCAGAGCTCTGAGgtaagtgttttattttctgagaCTAGTATTAAGAGTAAAGCAGAACGCCCTTGCTCTCCTCTGTAAAGGCAATAGAGCACTCTGACTTCCCAGCTTTAGGGGAACGAGGGGCCAGGGAGCCAGCAGTGGGAGAGTTGCACCCACGGGCTAAGCCCAACCAGGGCCCAGCAACGCTCGCTCCTCCCAAAGGACAGCGCTGGCTCAACACCTGCAGCCACGAGCCATCACTGGGGGTCGGTCACTTGCAGAGCCAATAGAAACTGGAGACACGCTTGGTTAGTCTTTCAACGTTAAACTCGAGTGAAGCACCGTGCTTTGCCTTTCATCGCTAAACTGTACAGAGATGACAAAAGCAGCCCACGGCCTGCACACTGAAGGCGGCAGGGAGGCCAGAGTGCTGCACCGTGGAAGCCGGGTGTGTCTGGGCGTCAGTGAGCCATCTGCCCGCCAGGCATGTTCCAGGACCGCAGCCTGCACGTCACTCCAGCTGCGGCAGGTGTGGAAGAAGCTGTTTTTGCGctgttctttttcaagtttgtCATAGCACACAGACAAAATTCTCAAACATACACACGAGGCTTGAAATAATGGAGACCGTAAACCCATCCACTAGCGCACACTTGAACTTGATCACCAAGGGACAATTATTCTCCAAAGCCATGACCACTTGAAGCATAAAAAAGAAGGGCACACTGCTTCACGAACACCCTCCAGTCCAGGCGAGGGTGTCACTGCCCTCGCTCTGTGAACCCACACAGAGCACCCGGCGGTGGCGTGAGGGGGCCTGGCGTCAGAGCAGGTGCGCCACCTCCTTCCTGCACCCCTGGCTCCGCAGCTCGGCCGAAGCTTCTTGCCAAagcccccacctccccagtggAGGTGGGATGCAAGCACAGCCCCCGGGCCAGGGGCTCTAGAAGCCACGACTCCAGCTCCGGGGTGCCCAGCTGTGCCTCTACGCCCCCAAGTCACTGAAGGAGCGCCTGCTGCGTGAGGGTCACCCCGCCAGCAGCGAGGCTGCACAGAAACTGACCGGAAGTTCCCGCTCACAGGACCTTCACACCTGCAGGAAAGCCAGGAAGGGCTGCAGGGAGCTGTCGTCCCGGACACAGTGCCCTCGCTGCCTGTCTCCTTGGGAGCCTGGGGGTCTCAGCCGGAATTTGTGTCTACACCCATCTGGCACCAGCCCTGACTCAGCACCGAGTCTCTGCGGATGGACCCAAGAGCCGTTTTCCTCTTTTGTTGTGTGCAAAGCACCCTAGCGATCCTGATGTAGAGAACCAGCGCTGGTTAAActgtgagggaggaaaaggaCAGGGCCTTCCATCTCAGGAAAGCACGGTGGTAACAAATACAGGCTTCCTTCCATGTAATTATTTTCATGATTAAATCCGTCTGAAATGAGTCTACGGTCATCCCCTAGTTTTTGCTTGCAACAGAAATTTCTGAAAACTTTAACTCAAATATATTTGAACTATATTTAAAGTTCACTAAATAAGTTCATCAATTACAAGAACTTCATAGTGAATTCTGACATGGACTTCTGCAACATAAACTCTGACTCTAActagaaaaaatatgtatgttagAAAATACTCagatacataagtaaataaagtaaGAAGCAAATGCCTCCTTGCCCCTCCCTGAACCAGCTCTGAGGCAGCCACTACGGAGTCTGGCCACCCTCCCAGGCTTCCCCTCCAAGTGCATCCACTCACATACCTTCATCTGCAAAAACTGGATCGTTTTTTACTAAAAACGTACCATGGCATCGCTGAGGGGATTTTTAAAGGCCTGAATAAGTGGAGAGACACTCCATGTGCATGGATTGGAGCACTCAAGATTGTTAGACGGTCAACATTCCTCAAGCTGACCTAGAGGCTCAACACAATCCCTGTCAAATCCCAGCTGGTTTCTTCACAGAAAATGACAAGCTGATCCCCAGATTCCAATGGAGaccaagggacccagaataggtAAGACATCTTGAAAGAGGAGAACAAAACACCTCCCAATTTCAA
Encoded proteins:
- the UBE2G2 gene encoding ubiquitin-conjugating enzyme E2 G2, which codes for MAGTALKRLMAEYKQLTLNPPEGIVAGPMNEENFFEWEALIMGPEDTCFEFGVFPAILSFPLDYPLSPPKMRFTCEMFHPNIYPDGRVCISILHAPGDDPMGYESSAERWSPVQSVEKILLSVVSMLAEPNDESGANVDASKMWRDDREQFYKIAKQIVQKSLGL